A part of Nocardioides sp. WS12 genomic DNA contains:
- the hisG gene encoding ATP phosphoribosyltransferase → MLKIAVPNKGALSEAASTMLREAGYAQRTDSKQLTKLDPDNGVEFFYLRPRDIALYVGEGTLDAGITGRDLLLDSHAHATEALQLGFGRSKFRFAAVPGTAKTVSDLTGLRVATSYDGVLKRYLADLGVDASVVRLDGAVETSIQLGVADVIADVVETGSTLRAAGLEVFGDVILESEAVMITRVGADAGALEIFTRRLQGVLVARAYVMMDYDIPVQKVEQAIALTPGIESPTVSPLHREGWVAVRSMVQRASAQRVMDDLWALGARAILTTDIHACRL, encoded by the coding sequence ATGCTGAAGATCGCCGTCCCCAACAAGGGGGCCCTGTCCGAGGCCGCCTCGACGATGTTGCGCGAAGCGGGCTACGCCCAGCGCACGGACTCCAAGCAGCTCACCAAGCTCGACCCGGACAACGGCGTCGAGTTCTTCTACCTGCGTCCGCGCGACATCGCGCTGTACGTCGGTGAGGGCACGCTCGACGCCGGTATCACCGGGCGCGACCTGCTCCTCGACTCCCACGCGCACGCCACCGAGGCGCTGCAGCTCGGCTTCGGTCGCTCGAAGTTCCGTTTCGCCGCGGTGCCCGGGACGGCGAAGACCGTCTCCGACCTCACGGGCCTCCGGGTTGCGACGTCGTACGACGGTGTCCTGAAGCGGTACCTCGCCGACCTCGGCGTCGACGCCAGTGTCGTGCGCCTCGACGGTGCGGTGGAGACCAGCATCCAGCTCGGCGTGGCCGACGTGATCGCGGACGTCGTCGAGACGGGCAGCACCCTGCGGGCCGCCGGTCTCGAAGTGTTCGGCGACGTCATCCTCGAGTCCGAGGCCGTGATGATCACCCGTGTGGGCGCCGACGCCGGCGCCCTGGAGATCTTCACCCGGCGCCTCCAGGGCGTCCTGGTGGCTCGCGCTTACGTGATGATGGACTACGACATCCCGGTCCAGAAGGTCGAGCAGGCCATCGCGCTGACTCCCGGGATCGAGAGCCCGACCGTCAGCCCGCTTCATCGCGAAGGCTGGGTCGCGGTCCGCTCGATGGTGCAGCGGGCCTCGGCGCAGCGAGTGATGGACGACCTGTGGGCGCTCGGCGCACGAGCCATCCTCACGACCGACATCCACGCCTGCCGGCTCTGA
- a CDS encoding 4-amino-4-deoxy-L-arabinose transferase, whose amino-acid sequence MASPSEVLAAALARPATLGVGRLICIDGLAGSGKTTLAAAIAALAPEAVVIGTDEMLEGWRGLPGLGASIEALLRPLAAGQPGHWWRWDWHSDDWAEAHVVAPGPLLILEGVGSAASSYDDLVTLLVWVEADRETRLARGLARDGEDQRGHWLTWLDDETALHERENTRARADLVIAT is encoded by the coding sequence ATGGCCTCGCCTTCTGAGGTCCTGGCTGCCGCCCTTGCCCGCCCGGCAACGCTGGGCGTCGGTCGGCTGATCTGCATCGACGGGCTGGCCGGCTCCGGCAAGACCACCCTTGCTGCGGCGATCGCGGCTCTCGCGCCCGAGGCCGTCGTGATCGGCACCGACGAGATGCTCGAGGGCTGGCGCGGACTTCCGGGGCTCGGCGCGAGCATCGAGGCGCTGCTCCGTCCGCTGGCGGCCGGGCAGCCCGGCCATTGGTGGCGCTGGGACTGGCACTCCGACGACTGGGCGGAAGCCCACGTGGTCGCACCCGGCCCGTTGCTCATCCTCGAGGGCGTCGGCTCCGCCGCGTCGTCGTACGACGACCTGGTGACGTTGCTCGTCTGGGTGGAGGCCGATCGGGAGACCCGGCTGGCGCGTGGCCTGGCTCGCGACGGCGAGGACCAGCGCGGCCACTGGCTGACCTGGCTCGACGACGAAACCGCCCTGCACGAGCGGGAGAACACGCGGGCCCGTGCAGATCTGGTGATCGCGACCTGA
- a CDS encoding phosphoribosyl-ATP diphosphatase gives MKTFDELFAELSEKAQTRPEGSGTVAALDAGVHAIGKKLIEEAAESWMAAEHEGREATALEISQLLYHAQVLMIASGLSLEDVYTHL, from the coding sequence GTGAAGACGTTCGACGAGCTGTTCGCTGAGCTCAGCGAGAAGGCCCAGACCCGGCCCGAGGGCTCGGGCACCGTGGCGGCCCTCGATGCCGGCGTCCATGCGATCGGCAAGAAGCTGATCGAGGAAGCCGCCGAGTCATGGATGGCCGCAGAGCATGAGGGCCGTGAGGCCACCGCGCTGGAGATCAGCCAGTTGCTCTACCACGCCCAGGTCCTCATGATCGCGAGCGGACTGTCGCTCGAGGACGTCTACACCCACCTCTGA
- a CDS encoding amino acid deaminase/aldolase — translation MHHTSVARNRLAARLATAVQAWPDPLSTPTFVVDLDAFDASAADLVRRAGGTPIRVASKSLRVPALITRALAIDGFAGVLAYTLAEALWLAEQDISDDVVVAYPSVDRRALASLVASPRAASRITIMIDDVAHLDAVDALRASTAVPIRVAIDIDAGLRWGGQLVGPKRSPLYDVGSVSELARTVIERPGFQFVGVMTYEGQVAGVPDAVPTQRAKSAIVRKLKQLSVAQLEVRRTAITEGLSALEGHRGHTGPIFWNAGGSGSLESSAADPVVTEVTAGSGLLGPTLFDHYQSFQPAPAAFFGLPVTRKPTHEIATVHGGGLIASGPTGADRAPTPWAPAGLSLTGLEGAGEVQTPLVGTNAPALAIGDLVWFRHAKSGEPFEHGNTVLLADGERFVDEVPTYRGHGLAF, via the coding sequence GTGCATCACACGTCTGTCGCGCGCAACCGCCTGGCTGCGCGCCTCGCCACGGCCGTCCAGGCCTGGCCCGACCCGCTTTCCACCCCCACGTTCGTGGTCGATCTCGACGCGTTCGACGCCAGCGCCGCGGACCTGGTCCGCCGGGCGGGCGGGACGCCGATCCGGGTGGCCTCGAAGTCGCTGCGGGTCCCCGCGCTGATCACCCGCGCGCTGGCGATCGACGGCTTCGCCGGCGTGCTCGCCTATACGCTGGCCGAGGCGCTGTGGCTCGCGGAGCAGGACATCAGCGACGACGTCGTGGTCGCGTATCCCAGCGTCGACCGACGTGCGCTGGCGTCGCTGGTCGCCTCGCCCCGTGCGGCGTCGCGGATCACGATCATGATCGACGACGTCGCCCACCTCGATGCGGTCGACGCCCTCCGCGCGTCCACGGCGGTCCCGATCCGGGTCGCCATCGACATCGACGCCGGCCTGCGCTGGGGCGGCCAACTGGTCGGTCCCAAGCGCTCCCCCTTGTACGACGTCGGGTCGGTCAGCGAACTTGCCCGCACCGTGATCGAGCGACCGGGCTTCCAGTTCGTCGGCGTGATGACCTACGAGGGCCAGGTGGCCGGCGTTCCCGACGCGGTGCCGACCCAGCGCGCGAAGTCCGCGATCGTCCGCAAGCTCAAGCAACTGTCGGTCGCCCAACTCGAGGTGCGCCGGACCGCGATCACCGAGGGGCTGAGCGCGCTCGAGGGGCACCGCGGCCACACCGGCCCGATCTTCTGGAACGCCGGCGGCTCAGGTTCGCTGGAATCCTCGGCCGCCGACCCGGTCGTCACCGAGGTCACCGCGGGCTCCGGCCTCCTGGGGCCGACGCTGTTCGACCACTACCAGTCGTTCCAGCCCGCACCCGCTGCGTTCTTCGGGTTGCCGGTCACCCGCAAGCCAACCCACGAGATCGCAACCGTGCACGGCGGTGGCCTGATCGCGTCGGGCCCCACGGGCGCCGACCGAGCGCCGACGCCGTGGGCCCCGGCCGGGCTGAGCCTGACGGGTCTCGAGGGTGCAGGCGAGGTCCAGACGCCGCTCGTCGGAACCAACGCTCCGGCGCTCGCGATCGGCGACCTCGTGTGGTTCCGGCACGCGAAGTCCGGTGAGCCGTTCGAGCACGGCAACACCGTGCTGTTGGCCGACGGCGAACGCTTCGTCGACGAAGTGCCGACCTACCGGGGACATGGCCTCGCCTTCTGA
- a CDS encoding PH domain-containing protein, with protein MAAAIFGIVLVGAFAWLWVGFDQGTKDSVGFLQKATVIGFILLGLILMNALARSRVTARESGLTIINGYRKHELAWSEVGAVKFPQGAPWPHLLQSEDEKLSLMGIHASDGQRAAIAIRELRAVVADRKA; from the coding sequence ATGGCTGCGGCCATCTTCGGGATCGTGCTCGTCGGTGCCTTCGCCTGGCTGTGGGTCGGCTTCGACCAGGGCACCAAGGATTCGGTCGGGTTCCTGCAGAAGGCCACCGTCATTGGCTTCATCCTGCTGGGCCTGATCCTGATGAACGCCTTGGCCCGGTCCCGCGTGACCGCTCGCGAGAGCGGCCTGACGATCATCAACGGTTACCGCAAGCACGAACTGGCGTGGTCCGAAGTGGGTGCGGTGAAGTTCCCGCAGGGGGCACCGTGGCCGCACCTGCTGCAGTCCGAGGACGAGAAGCTGTCCCTGATGGGCATCCACGCGTCCGACGGTCAGCGGGCCGCGATCGCGATCCGCGAACTACGCGCCGTCGTGGCCGACCGCAAGGCCTGA
- a CDS encoding SseB family protein — protein MTEPPNERPDARRLEGSAYVDDDGSADAALATALQQYDEGSAPYPAVIAAIAPARLIVPVIALLGETGEGAVGADGTALVTDKSSDMAAVLLTGADGRLALLAFTDLDALARWDPQARPVPVAAHLAAATAVQEGAAAVVIDVAGPHAFALADDDLHRVASGWTTVQLEDGGWGWLGTAPADHVAD, from the coding sequence GTGACCGAACCGCCGAACGAGCGCCCGGATGCGCGCCGCCTCGAAGGATCGGCCTACGTCGATGACGACGGCAGCGCCGATGCAGCACTCGCCACCGCCCTCCAGCAGTACGACGAAGGGTCGGCGCCGTACCCCGCCGTCATCGCTGCGATCGCCCCCGCGCGGCTGATCGTCCCGGTGATTGCCCTCCTCGGTGAGACCGGAGAAGGCGCCGTGGGGGCCGACGGCACCGCACTCGTCACCGACAAGTCCAGCGACATGGCCGCCGTACTCCTGACCGGGGCTGACGGCCGGCTCGCGCTGCTTGCCTTCACCGACCTCGACGCACTCGCGCGCTGGGACCCGCAAGCCCGACCGGTGCCGGTTGCCGCTCACCTCGCGGCGGCGACCGCCGTGCAGGAGGGAGCCGCGGCCGTGGTCATCGACGTCGCTGGACCGCACGCCTTTGCCCTGGCCGACGACGACCTCCATCGGGTCGCTTCGGGATGGACCACGGTCCAGCTCGAGGACGGTGGCTGGGGCTGGCTCGGCACTGCTCCGGCCGACCACGTTGCGGATTAG
- a CDS encoding aldose 1-epimerase family protein, translating to MKPPSGTQHVIESAGYRAVVTESGGALRDLTFEGRPLIEGFAEDAMADGGRGQLLMPWPNRIRDGRYSFGGKTQQLALTEPSRQNASHGLVRWVAWTVVAHEANRLELNYFLPAQTGYPWALDLRVTYAVGSDGLHVTQAATNLATTAAPYASGAHPYLVAGEGECGLWELTLQAQTYLKTDPDRLLPTGRGPAAEILYDDDPDPIGMMVLNHAVTDLRRDEAGIATVTLVSDQGDGHGVALWVDEHHKWLQVYTGEDTKTPRASVAVEPMTAPPDAFNSGDDLVTLDPGATFAATWGIRALPKNRRSGLAVGHDGA from the coding sequence GTGAAGCCACCGAGCGGAACCCAGCACGTCATCGAGTCCGCGGGCTATCGCGCCGTGGTGACCGAGAGCGGCGGCGCGCTGCGTGACCTCACGTTCGAGGGACGTCCGCTGATCGAGGGATTCGCCGAGGACGCGATGGCCGACGGTGGCCGGGGGCAACTGCTGATGCCGTGGCCGAACCGGATCCGCGACGGTCGCTACTCGTTCGGCGGGAAGACCCAACAACTCGCGCTGACCGAGCCGTCTCGACAGAACGCGTCGCACGGACTGGTGCGGTGGGTAGCCTGGACAGTCGTTGCCCACGAGGCCAATCGACTGGAGCTCAACTACTTCCTGCCCGCCCAGACCGGCTATCCGTGGGCGCTTGACCTCCGGGTCACCTATGCCGTCGGGTCGGATGGGCTCCACGTGACCCAGGCCGCGACGAACCTGGCGACCACCGCAGCGCCGTACGCCTCGGGGGCGCACCCGTACCTCGTGGCGGGCGAGGGTGAATGCGGCCTGTGGGAACTCACGTTGCAGGCCCAGACCTACCTGAAGACGGACCCGGACCGGCTGCTCCCGACTGGACGCGGCCCGGCTGCGGAGATCCTCTACGACGACGACCCGGACCCGATCGGGATGATGGTGCTCAACCACGCCGTGACCGACCTGCGGCGCGACGAAGCCGGCATTGCGACAGTGACACTGGTCAGCGACCAGGGCGACGGCCACGGCGTTGCCCTCTGGGTCGACGAGCACCACAAGTGGCTGCAGGTCTACACCGGCGAGGACACGAAGACGCCGCGCGCATCCGTCGCCGTGGAGCCGATGACGGCTCCCCCGGACGCTTTCAACTCCGGCGACGACCTCGTCACCCTCGACCCCGGCGCGACCTTCGCCGCCACCTGGGGCATTCGCGCCCTGCCGAAGAACCGACGCTCAGGCCTTGCGGTCGGCCACGACGGCGCGTAG